A stretch of the Corylus avellana chromosome ca6, CavTom2PMs-1.0 genome encodes the following:
- the LOC132185359 gene encoding uncharacterized protein LOC132185359 — protein sequence MEIKKDPEYRRPPEAPQNQNSDRYCEFHEVNGQYTEGCIALRHLIEKFIENGKLVRFLGKQRHPREERVRREEHRGRPTCPTHEPQHQANLQEICTIIGGFAGGGESRRVREAYARQLEGSHKVYTVRRPVKQSRRTEMVIGFSDVDYLGISHPHTDTLVITQTVANHNVHRILVNNGSSADILYRSAFKKLNLRQEKIVPTNYPLMEFMGEQVQPIGSIELPVTAGSYPRQATIMVRFLLVDRPSAYNAIIERMALNELRAITSTPHLKVKFLTDHGVGEIRGDQWAAQQCYNISMKECPKIPARGTPARRKDNN from the exons ATGGAGATCAAGAAGGATCCAGAATATCGAAGACCTCCTGAGGCGCCACAGAATCAGAACTCAGATCGGTATTGTGAGTTCCACGAGGTCAACGGGCAATACACAGAGGGCTGCATCGCCTTGCGGCACCTAATTGAAAAGTTTATCGAAAATGGTAAACTTGTGCGATTCTTGGGAAAACAAAG GCATCCTCGGGAAGAGAGAGTAAGGCGAGAAGAGCACCGAGGAAGGCCAACGTGCCCAACCCATGAGCCTCAACATCAAGCTAACCTCCAGGAAATCTGCACCATAATTGGAGGATTCGCCGGGGGAGGAGAATCAAGGAGAGTGAGGGAGGCCTACGCCCGACAACTGGAAGGCTCTCACAAAGTCTATACTGTCAGGAGGCCCGTGAAGCAGTCCCGAAGAACCGAGATGGTGATCGGATTCTCGGATGTGGACTACCTGGGTATCTCGCACCCACACACGGACACTTTGGTTATCACCCAAACGGTGGCGAATCATAACGTCCATCGCATCCTTGTGAACAATGGGAGCTCAGCAGACATCCTGTATCGTTCTGCATTCAAGAAGTTAAATCTGAGACAGGAGAAAATCGTCCCAACCAACTACCCCTTGATGGAATTCATGGGGGAACAAGTACAGCCGATCGGATCAATTGAGCTACCGGTCACAGCCGGGTCATACCCAAGACAGGCAACTATAATGGTTCGTTTCCTGTTGGTCGACAGACCTTCTGCTTACAATGCCATTATTGAAAGAATGGCTCTCAATGAACTAAGAGCCATCACATCAACCCCACACCTCAAGGTGAAATTCTTGACAGATCACGGAGTCGGGGAAATTAGGGGTGATCAATGGGCAGCTCAGCAATGTTACAATATTTCTATGAAAGAATGCCCAAAAATTCCAGCCCGGGGAACACCAGCAAGGAGGAAAGATAACAATTAA